From the Jeongeupia sp. HS-3 genome, the window CATCATGATCGACACCATGCTCGCCAAACCATTGTAGCCATCGATGATATTGACAGCATTCACCACGCCACCCACGGCAACCATAGTGAAAATCAAAGCAATTATCCAGAAACGCATGGCGCTATCCACCAATGGGATATCCAGTCGGTTGATGCCCGCTTTGAGCAACCAGAATCCTAAGGCTGCAGCCAGCATCGTCAGCCCTAAGCGCGCCAGCACGCCGACCCGCTTGGTACAGTCCTCCACCAGCCCACCAATAAAAGCAGGCGATGCCGCGATCAGAAGCAGGCCAAACGGTTTGAACTCATTTGGCGCCTTATAGCCAAGCCAGAGCAGACAAGCTAGCATTGCGCAAACAACACCGACGCCGCCGACTCGGGGAACCACGGTTGAATGAAACTTCTGAACACCATTCAGGTCATGGTCGGCAGTGAAATGGGCATGGAGATGCTGATAGCGAATGATAAGCAACGTAGCAATCAAAGACGCTAGAAACGCCAAAATAAATATCTGCATGAAAGAACGGCCACTCTATTTTATCGAAATAATTAAAAGAAACTCACATCAAGCAAGGTTGCGAGCCATAAACGAGTCGTAGGCCGCAATTGTTATTTGCTCATCGAACCGAACCTGCATGAACTTTCTACCAGCCTTTCCCATCTCTACCTTGGCTGCCGGCGACAACTGTATGTACAGCATGATACTTTCAGCCAGCGCTTCGGCACTCTTGACCGGGCAGAGGAACCCTGTTTTTTCGTGTTCGACAATATCGCGACAGCCCGGAACATCCGTTGCGATCAGCGCTTTCTCCATGGATGCACCTTCCATGAGCGAGCGCGGCACACCTTCGCGGTAGGAAGGCAAAACAATACAATCCGCCTGCGCAATAAACTCACGCACGTCTGTCGTCGTGCCAAGATAGTCGATAACACCTTCATCGCGCCATTCTTGGATTTTTTCAGCATTGATCGCACTCGGATTATCAACACCGCACGCCCCCAACAATTGAAAAATGGCATTAGGGTAACGCTGACGAACAATTCGCGCAGCCTCTACAAACTCGCCAATTCCTTTGTCCCACAACAAGCGAGCAATCAGCAAGAAGCGAAGTTTGCCATCATCACATGGTTTGTCTCTTGGAGAATACTGACATAGATCGATACCCTCGCCATCCAGAAGCATCGCCCGATCGGCCGAGACCAGATGGCGCTCCAGAAAGATGAGGCGATCATCTTCATTCAGAAACCAGACCTCCCGCGGATAGCGAAACGCAAACTTATAAAGGCTGCAGGCAATTTTTGAAACGACACCCGGATTGACAAATGCATACCCCAAGCCAGTAGTCACCGCCAATGACGGTATCTGGGCCAATTTAGCCGCGATCGATCCGTAAATATTCGGCTTGATCGTATAGTGTACGATGAGAGTCGGCTTGGATCGCCGATAAATGCGCATCAAACGAAATACGAGACACGCATCCTCTATCGGGTTTACCCCTTTTGCCGACATCCTCAGATCAATGAACCCGCACCCCATATCAATCAATAGCTGGGCGCACTCATCCATGGGCGCTACAACCGTGACACGAGCCCCCAGGTTAATCCAGTGCTTGATCACGCCCGCGCGGAAGTTATAGAGCGACCACGCGGTATTGGCCACAAACAGAACGTGCCTATCAGTCTTCATTCCGCCACTTTACCCTGATAAAGTTGAAGCCATTTTTCCACTGCGGCTCCCAAAGAAAAACGCTCTACGACTCGCTGGCGCGCAGCTTGGCCAATGCGTCTTTTTTGCTCCACCGACCAATCTAACGCCTCATTAATGGCAGCAGCCAATGCCTGTGAATCTTTGACAGGAACCAATATGCCTTCCTTTCCGATAACTTCGGCAACACCACCACAATTTGTTGCGACAACGACTCTTTCACATGCCATTGCCTCGGCAACAACCAGACCGAACCCTTCCCAAGCGGAGGAAAGCACAAATAAATCTGCGGCGCTCATCCACGCGTTTATATCTCGCCGCATGCCAAGGAAGTGTACTTGGCCTGCAAGCCCCATCGTCTCCGCAAGATGCGGCAGCGTTTGGCACAAATCTCCATCGCCAATAATTGCCAAATAAAGCGAGCGATCTTGAGGGCGAAGTAACGAGAAGGCACGCAGCAAATTCGGGTAATCCTTCGCTTCAGTCAAACGACCGACGGCCAATAGCAACCTCCCACCAGGAGGAAGACCAAGCTCTTGTCTGCGACTTTGGCGGTCGTTTTCACTAAACCGGAAATGTTCGACATCAATACCAT encodes:
- a CDS encoding glycosyltransferase family 4 protein, with translation MKTDRHVLFVANTAWSLYNFRAGVIKHWINLGARVTVVAPMDECAQLLIDMGCGFIDLRMSAKGVNPIEDACLVFRLMRIYRRSKPTLIVHYTIKPNIYGSIAAKLAQIPSLAVTTGLGYAFVNPGVVSKIACSLYKFAFRYPREVWFLNEDDRLIFLERHLVSADRAMLLDGEGIDLCQYSPRDKPCDDGKLRFLLIARLLWDKGIGEFVEAARIVRQRYPNAIFQLLGACGVDNPSAINAEKIQEWRDEGVIDYLGTTTDVREFIAQADCIVLPSYREGVPRSLMEGASMEKALIATDVPGCRDIVEHEKTGFLCPVKSAEALAESIMLYIQLSPAAKVEMGKAGRKFMQVRFDEQITIAAYDSFMARNLA
- a CDS encoding glycosyltransferase, translating into MRLLLVITGLGMGGAERQVCDLVDCFAMAGHEVTLVSLNGATLNRPVDTRVRLFELNMQKTASGLISALKAVRRIILNFKPDVIHSHMVHANIFCRLLRLIVPIPRLICTAHSTSEGGRSRMWAYRLTDQLADISTNVSEEAVDAFVAKGACKPGRMIAVANGIDVEHFRFSENDRQSRRQELGLPPGGRLLLAVGRLTEAKDYPNLLRAFSLLRPQDRSLYLAIIGDGDLCQTLPHLAETMGLAGQVHFLGMRRDINAWMSAADLFVLSSAWEGFGLVVAEAMACERVVVATNCGGVAEVIGKEGILVPVKDSQALAAAINEALDWSVEQKRRIGQAARQRVVERFSLGAAVEKWLQLYQGKVAE